In the genome of Salvia miltiorrhiza cultivar Shanhuang (shh) unplaced genomic scaffold, IMPLAD_Smil_shh fragScaff_scaffold_21, whole genome shotgun sequence, one region contains:
- the LOC131002810 gene encoding THO complex subunit 3, giving the protein MEDTIPFNTLHSREYQGHKKKVHSVAWNCAGTKLASGSVDQTARVWHIEPHGHGKVKDIELKGHSDSVDQLCWDPKHADLIATASGDKTVRLWDARSGKCSQQAELSGENINITYKPDGTHIAVGNRDDELTILDVRKFKPIHKRKFNYEVNEIAWNMTGDMFFLTTGNGTVEVLAYPSLKAVGTLMAHTAGCYCIAIDPAGRYFAVGSADSLVSLWDIKEMLCVRTFTKLEWPVRTISFNHTGEYIASASEDLFIDISNVHTGRPVHQIPCRAAMNSVEWNPKYNLLAYAGDDKNKYQTDEGVFRIFGFESA; this is encoded by the exons ATGGAAGATACCATACCCTTCAACACACTCCATAGTAGAGAGTACCAAGGCCATAAGAAAAAG GTGCATTCGGTGGCATGGAATTGTGCAGGCACGAAACTGGCCTCCGGTTCTGTTGATCAGACAGCCCGAGTTTGGCACATTGAACCTCATGGCCAT GGTAAGGTTAAAGATATTGAGCTAAAGGGGCATTCTGATAGTGTAGATCAGCTATGCTGGGATCCGAAACATGCAGATTTGATTGCAACAGCATCGGGTGACAAGACTGTTCGTTTGTGGGATGCTCGTA GTGGAAAATGCTCGCAGCAAGCAGAACTTAGTGGGGAAAACATTAATATCACTTATAAACCTGATGGAACTCACATCGCTGTTGGTAATAGG GATGACGAGCTAACAATACTGGATGTACGCAAGTTTAAGCCCATACATAAGCGCAAGTTCAACTATGAA GTGAATGAGATAGCATGGAACATGACGGGTGATATGTTCTTTTTAACTACTGGGAACG GTACTGTTGAAGTGCTTGCGTATCCATCGCTCAAAGCAGTTGGTACCCTCATGGCTCATACAGCAGGATGCTATTGTATTGCGATTGACCCAGCGGGAAG GTATTTTGCTGTGGGAAGTGCCGACTCTTTAGTCAGCCTGTGGGATATAAAGGAGATGCTTTGTGTCCGTACATTCACAAAACTCGA GTGGCCTGTTCGGACTATTAGTTTCAATCACACTGGAGAATATATTGCTTCTGCAAGCGAGGACTTGTTCATCGATATT TCCAATGTTCACACAGGCCGACCAGTCCACCAAATTCCTTGTCGAGCAGCCATGAACAGCGTGGAGTGGAATCCCAAGTACAACTTACTTGCATATGCTGGAGACGACAAGAACAAATACCAGACCGATGAAG GTGTTTTTCGAATATTTGGCTTTGAGAGCGCCTAG